aacctttaATTGTCCTTCTGGTGAgactattgagttaaaaatatagagaattatatcgtatatcgccattttgagaaaaaatattaagaaattAATTCTGGTTCATATTGCACtaactaaattattattacttatgtttcaatggtttattttatttttatttattcagtttatttccgacatggttacattcactttttttttttttctttttttgtacatgccgaaaaaggagacgagagaagcagtttgcttatccgggtcccgtcccctgttttaccatcgcaaatttacatgggtttacatgtctctctggtcaaacattcttgatttcttctgaacgtccatctgtagtcagtgttgtcctctctatctttgtttgtgttggccttgttccctgccagacgttgttagcattcctccagttcaagaatagttcctctttcgaaggtgtttggaaggtttttcccttttcatccacaatgtcaccttgttttgtctctacatcaagggtaatccagctgttgttagttctttgtagtctttccagtgagttttccagcgtcttttccaacgactttatctcggcagataggttttgtagaccctcgcgtatcatctccttgacctcttccaaacccgaattgggttctgaagggcctccctgcggttttttcaccattttccttcagtcttgggcccagtttttcaggctgttcagctgtagccagctgtagccaaggtcgtgttatcggagcaaacgaaaacacgtctgctgtctccaaagaccagagaattGTGAATGGTGTTTGTTCTCTGCCTCTCGCACTTAGAAACTATGAGCCACACTAAAGCTGATGATTGTGGGTCACATGTTAGAAACCACAGACTCCGTTTTGAAAGCTACCGCTACATACTTCCTAATTTGTTCCAAAAACagggcaacatttttttttttttttacttgttttaaaataaaaatgcactttATTAAACTGCTAAGATATttataacaaaaacagaaaaaaaaatgtttgtgtttgtaataataactgtatattaacaataatagacagaaattatttttgaaacaaGTTATTTGTGGCTGTGATCTATGGTGAGGCTCCAAGCCGTCTGGGTCTTGattcttttctgcttttttgtggATCTCCTCATAAACCATctgagcagcagctgcagaCTTAGACTTCAGCAGAAATTCATTAGTCTCTCTTCTTATTGCTCCAATCACAGGAACCAAAAAGTATGGCCTacaacattaaaaagaaaaaaaaaaccgttaCATTCTGTGGCTCACATGCTCAAACCTGCAATATGTCCTTTGGATGAAAGAAGTCCTGGAAAAACCTGATGTTGAGTGAAACCATGTGACGGCTCCAGCTTTGAAAAAATACCACAAACGTTTGTCATACACTCAAGCATATCTGTGTGCGTGAGAGAAGGAGGAAGAGGCAGGTTCAGCAGTGGTTTAAAATGGTCTGCACCTCCCCTCAGGAATCACTCACGCCTTCTACTTTTCATCTTCTTCTTTCATTATCATGGCGTTCACAGGAAAATATGAGCTTGAGAGTCAGGAGAACTACGAGGCGTTTCTGGAAGCCATCGGTAACTAAAGGATTATttcatattgtgtattgtaAATTGGAGTCGAGGCTTCATTGGACCTACGTCCTCTTTGCCACAGGGCTTCTCAGCGCCAAGACAGACCACAAAGTAGTGACAGAGGTTGTTCAGGATGGGAACAACTTCAGCTGGACACAATCCATCCCCAACTGGGCCTGGTCCAATACGTTCACCATTGGTCAGGAATGTGAGCTGACCACAATGAAAGGCTCCAAGTTTAAGGTGAGAAGACATTGTAATTCCCAATGATCTGAACCTGCTGCACagtttcattttgccatttgtCATTGAAGGCTTTTGTGAAAATGGAAGGAGGCAAACTTTCAGTGCAGTTTCCTCAGTACCAGTTCATAGCAGAGATGGTAGAAGATAAACTAGTCATGGTAAGACAAGACAAACAGAGGATATTCTAATTTCTTAAGTCCAGAGTCTTTATGATTATATTTTCACTTCTCCTTCCCTGTGTGATGCAGACTTGCACAATCCCAGGAGACAAAGGCGTGGTTTTTAAAAGAACTAGCAAGAGGGTCTAAAGTCAGCGAGACTCAACATGCTTCATTGTAGGAAAGAGCTGGGCAGGTAAACACAGAATCACTCAGTGTTACTGTGAGAGCAAGTGGAAGTACAGCCTCAAAGGACTCAATGTTGGAACTCTCAGACTGAACCTGAAAACTCTTCATGTTTAATCCAATAAACTTTTTCATGAGATAATGAGAGTCCCAATTTGTTATTCAtttatactagggatgtaaagattaatcgtgaggcagttgtcacggttcacattgatactctgaaattgaatcggagtactttaaaaaaaaatatatatatatattttttttttttttttacagcaaagagcgccatctatttagaatttgaaattcaggacgcaccaccgtgttttaaatcagaagtgtggaagcattatggcttccccaagacaaaatgaaagcggtgagaaagaaagaacatgtgaaatctaAATTAAGAGGGACACAGAGAGAAAAGGGAGaaagagaatgaaagccatagtatgtttatttataatatttctttgatatgggatttgttttaaagtccaattgtttaggcacaaataacattttcatttttaaagagaaaaggaactattatgcagttttgcgtagtttactgtagagccagaacttaaatgaataggcttcttcttcatctgtactagttctttatttcattcaggatttatttttaattaaattgcattgttttgcatagtttatccagggattattttgacaatgaaagataaaagaaaatagtacagtactttaattttaattttcgaagtaaaaaaaaaaaagaatatttttcagtcatcatatgTCTACAGTctcgtatcgtgaatcaaattgtatcgggagttgagtgaatcgttacgtCCCTAGATTATACCATGGGTTAGTGATAGACACATGTATTTACACCTTTTTAAAATGCTTGGACAATCCCCATCACAGTTAAAGACATAGTATAGACCTCATCatagattaataaattaa
The genomic region above belongs to Gouania willdenowi chromosome 10, fGouWil2.1, whole genome shotgun sequence and contains:
- the LOC114471345 gene encoding gastrotropin-like gives rise to the protein MAFTGKYELESQENYEAFLEAIGLLSAKTDHKVVTEVVQDGNNFSWTQSIPNWAWSNTFTIGQECELTTMKGSKFKAFVKMEGGKLSVQFPQYQFIAEMVEDKLVMTCTIPGDKGVVFKRTSKRV